A region of the Pedococcus aerophilus genome:
GATGAGGCTGCTCTCGAAGTCGACCTTGCCGGCGAGGAAGCGGGGGGTGTCGACGTTGGCGATGTTGTCAGCGATGGTGCGCTGCCGCAGGGACAGACCATTGAGCGCCTGCCCGAGGGCACGCATCGTGGTGTCGCCGATCGGGTCGATCATGGCTCTCCTGGATGGCAGGTCAGCGCGCGTGGGGGCGCGTGACAAGGACACGTCGTGGTGGTGCCACACGTCCTTGGCGGCGATGGCCATCCATGGCCAGTCCCCACATCGGCATCGCCCTCACCGACCTGAGCGCGAAACGCCGTGGGGGCCGAAGATCAACCGTTCGGGCCATCCCCGACGAGCCAGCCGGGGGAAGTCGGCGCAAACGGTGCCATCAGGAGGGCACCGCACGGTATGGCGCCATGCACCGTCCAGTCGCGACCGCCGGACCGCACGGCGCAGCCGCGAGCCGCGAGGTGCGGGTGCCCAAGGGTGCCGTGGACGGGGCAGCAGCCCCGCGCCATACGGTCAGCGCAGGAAGTCCATCAGCGACGGCTGCACGACCTTGGCCGCGGCACCGAGCGCTGCCTGGTACGCGGTCTGCTGGAGGGTGAGGTCGGTGATCGTCTTGGCGAGGTCGATGCCCTCGACGGAGGCGAGCTTGGCGGCGACGGCGTCGGCACGCACCTCGCCACCGGCCTGCGTGGCCAGGAGGCGGTTGGTCCGCGCACCGACCGTCGTCTGGGTCGAGCGCACGGCCTCGGAGGCGCGGTCGAGCTGGGTGAGCGAGGTGCCGAGGGCGCTGAGGTCACCGCTGCGCAGGGCGCTGCTGATCCGGGCGAGCAGTCCCTGGCCCGAGGGGGCGGCCGGGTCGGCCAGGAGCGTCGTGAAGGCCTGGTCGCCCGTGACGCTGACGGCGAGCGTGCCCGAGGCGGCGTCCGGGGAGACCGTGCGCTTCACCGTCTGGGTGTTGCCCGCGTAGGCGCCGGTCGTCGGGTCGAAGGCCACGGCGGTGTCCTGGGTGCCGGCGAAGACCGGGCGACCGAGGTACTGCGTGTTCGCGATCCCGAGGACGGCCTCGCGGAGCTGGTCGACCTCTGCGGCCATGGCGCGCCTCTCCTCTGGTCCGTTGGTGCTGTTGGCGCCGGCGAGCACCAGGGTGCGGACCCGGTTGAGGACCGTGCTCGTCTGGCTCAGGGCCTGGTCGCTGGTGTTGAGCCAGGCCATGCCGTCGTCGATGTTCCGCGAGAGCTGGTCGGCCTGCTTGCGCTCCGCGCGGAGCTGCATCGCGGCCACGGTGTCCACGGGCGAGTCCGAGGGCCGGCTGAGGCGGCGACCGGAGGAGAGCTGCTCCTGGGTCTGCTGCAGCCGGCTCAGGCTGCTCTGCAGCCCGGCCATCACACCACTGTTCAACGTGGCGGGGGTGACGCGGGTCATCTCGGGCTCCGGTGCTCGTGGTCGTCGGCGGCGGCCGTGGTCGGACGGGTGGTCAGGTGCCGGTCGCGAGGTGCGAGCGGCGAAGGTGCGGTGCTGTCAATAGCCCTATCGGTCAGCGGGCCATGTTCATGAGGGAATCCATCGTGCTGTCGATGACGCTGACGAAGCGGGCGGCCGCCTCGTAGGCGTGCTGGTAGGACATGAGGTTGGTCATCTCCTCGTCGAGGCTGACGCTGGAGACACCGAGGCGGGCCGAGTCGACCTGGCGGAGCATGACTCCTTGGACGTCGGCCTGGCGGCTCGCGCTCTGCGACTGCACGCCGAGCTCGACGATGAGGTTGCGGTAGCTCGCGTCCGGGCCTGCCTTGTCGGTGAGGTGCGCCGCCATGGCGGACGCGTTGTCACCGTCGTAGGCCGGGGGCGGCGACTTCGAGGCGGCGATGCCGTTGGTGCCCGTGAGCGAGACCGCGAGGGTGGCAGCGGTGGTGCCGCTGAAGAACGGTTTCCCGGCAGCACCGGTGCGGTCGTAGCCCGCTGCCTGCTGGGCGTTCACCGTGCTCGCGAGCTTGGCGGCGATCGCGTCGAGCGAGGCCGTGTAGCCCGGGATCGTCGTGTTGAGCGCCGTGGTCATGCCGTGGACCTCGCCACCGCTGACCGAGGCCGGCGTGCCGCTGCTCGCCCAGGTCACGGTGACCGGTGCGCTGCCCCCGGGGACGGTCGGGCCGCCGACGCGCAGCTCGCTGGTGCGCGAGCCGCTCACGAGCTGGGTGCCGCCCACGGTGACCGTCACGGTGCCGTCGTCGTTCAACCGACCGACGGCGCCGACGCTCTCGCCGAGCTGCAGGACGAGCTGGTCGCGCTGGTCGGACAGCTCGCTGGTGGAGGCACCGGAGACCTTGGCGCTGCGGATCGCGTCGTTGAGGCGGGCCACGTCGGTCGCCGTGCGGTTCACCTCGGACACGGTGGCGACGAGCGCCTCACGCGTGCCGGACCACTGCTGGCCGAGCTGCTGGCTGGTGCGCTGGAACGAGGCCGCGAGCTGGGCGGACTCCTCGAGGAGCTGGGTTCGTGGTGCGGTGCTCGTCGGGTCGTTCGCCACGTCGGACCACGAGCTCCAGAACGACGCCATCTGCGCCTGGAGGCCGGTGTCGCTGGGCTCGCCGAAGATGCCCTCGACCGAGCGCAGGGTCGCCGCGGCGGAGGTCAGCGTCGAGGCGCTGCCCCGTACCTGCTGCGCACGAGCCTCGAGGAACTCGTCGCGGATGCGCTCGGTGCCGCGCACCAGCACGCCGTCGCCGTAGGCCTGGGACTGCGACCACATCGCGGGGACGGCAGAACCTCCCGCAGCGACCTGGTCGAGCCGCTGGCGGGAGTAGCCGGGGGTGTTGATGTTGCTGATGTTCTGGCCGGAGAGCTCGAGACCGCGCTGGGCGGCCTGGAGGGCACGGGCTCCGAGGCCCAGACTGGAGAAGCCGGACATCAGGCCCTCGCATCCACGTAGGCCGGCTGCCACTGGCGTCGGACAGGACGCTCGGCACGCTCGGGGCGGTCGGTTCGCTCGGCGAGCTCGGAGGCGGCGAGCTCGAGGTCGCGGCGGGTCGTGGCCAGCGCCTCGACGACGCGGGTGGTCAGGGCCGCCATGCGGTCCTGCAGGTTCCTGGCCCGGTCGGCGAGCTCGGGCGGCAGGGCACCGCCGACGACGGGCACCGGGATCGCCCGGAACTCCTCGACGCGACCCTGCTCGACGAGGCGCTCGCCCTCGGTGACGGCGGTCTCGAGCTGGGCGAGGACCACCACCCACCGCACGGCCCAGGAGTCGGCACTCATGACAGGTCCGGCGCCAGGGCTGCCTCGGCGAACGCGTCGCGCAGCGGCTCGACGATCTCGAGGGCCTCGGCCACCAGGGACGCGTCCTTGCTGACGTTGGCCTGCACGAGGCGCTCGGTGAGGTAGTCGTAGAGGGCCTTGAGCTGGGCGCCCTCGGGCCACATGCTCAGGTCGAGCGAGCTGGACAGCTCGGTCACGATGTCCTGGGCGTGCAGCAGGTTGCGGTGCGCCACCTCGACGTCACCCTGGCTCACGGCACCGAACGCGGTGTTGAGGTCCTTGAGCAGGCGGTCGTAGAGCATGACGACGAGCCGGTTGGGGGAAGCGGTGGTGACTGCGTCGCCGTTGTAGCGCCGCCGCAGCATCGCGGAAGTGGTCACGGTAGGGATCTCCTAGTTCTTTCCACTGTTGATGGTCGGCAGCGCCGCCAGCTGGCCGGAGAGCCACTCGCCCTGCGCCTTGAGGCTGCCGAGCATGGTCTCGAGCGCGGAGTACTGGCGCTGCAGGGTCTGTTGCCGAAGGGTCATGCGGTTCTCGAAGCTGGCGATGCGGTCGGTGTAGTCCTTGACCTTGTCCTGCTCGAGCTTGATCTGGCCGGTGACGTAGCCGTCGGTGGGGTCGGCGGCCGCCTTGGCCGTGTCGCCCAGACGAGTGGCCATCCCGGTCATGGTCTTCTCCACCGCTGCGGGGTCCTTCATATAGGCCGCCAGGAAGACGGCCTTGTCGAACGAGATCTTGCCGTCACGACCGACCTGGACCCCGGCCTTCGCCGGCAGATCCGTCGACGTGCCGATGACGGAGTCGGCGAGGCGCCGCACGAGGTCTCGCGGCATGGAGTCCCCCAGGAGGACTCCGGCAGTCTTGGTGTCGGCGTTGTAGGCGGACTTGTCGGCGATGTAACCCAGCGCGGCGTTCGCCGCGGTCACCAAGGCGTCCATCTTGGTGGCGATGCCCTCGGCATCCGAGGTGACGGTCACCGTGACCGGTGTGGTCGGATCTGCCTTGGCCGCCGTGATCGTCACTCCCGGGAGAAGCCCCGAGACGGCGGTCGTGGACGACGTGACGTCGAAGGCGCCAGGTCCGGTGCCGACACGCAGGAGCGTGTCGGCACCGGCCTGGAGCTCGACGGTGCCGCCGAGGCCCGAGAGTCCGGGGGGAAAGGCCCCCTGGCCGAGCGACACGTCGGAGCTGGACCCCGTCGACATGGAGGTGAGCTGGAGGCGGTAGGCGTTGGCCGAGACCTGCACCGCTGTCGCCCGCACGCCCGCGCCCGCCCCGTTGATCGAGGAGACGACCTGGGCCAGCGACGACCCGGCGCCCACCTCCACCACGGTGGCGGTGGCCGCCCCCGCCCGCAGACCGCCGGAGAGGGTGAAGACCAGGCTGTCGCCGTTCGCACCGGGGAGGGTGACCTGGTTGCCGCGCGTCAGGCTCGCGACCGTGGTGGCCACCCCGTCGAGGCTCACGACCGCGTCGGTGCCCGCGGCCGTCGTGCCGGTGTCGGAGAGACCGAGCGCGGTGTTGGCCGCCGTGAGGCGCAGGGTGGCGGCCGAACCCTCCCGGGTCGTCGCCAGGCGCAGGGCACCGTCGGGACCGGCGGAGGCGGTCAGGGTCCCGCCCGAGGCGCGGCCGACCTCGGCCGCGAGCTGGTCACGCGTGTAGGTGCCCTGTGTCAGCGTGATGGACGTGGGGGTGCCGTCCACCTCGACCGAGAGGGTGGCCGACCCGGCGTCGACCGTGATGCTGTTGCCGAGCGGTGCCCCCGTGAGGGACGCACCGGCCGAGGACTGCGTGACCGCCAGGGTGTGCGCGCCCTTGGCGAGCTGGGGACCGGAGGCGATCGACGCCATACCGAGGGCCGCGGTGCCCTTGCCGAGCAGGAGGGGGCCGTCGGTCACTGCGGTGGTCAGCGAACCGACCGAGCCGCTGGTGACGGACGCGCCGGCGGTGGCGACGCTGCGCACCGTGAAGGTGGCGGTGCCGGGCAGCGCGTTCGGGCCGACCGAGGTGGTGGCCAGGCCCGGGAGCGAGGAGGTCGCGGTGGCCGAGGTCCACGCCGACGCCTTGGTGATGGTGTCGGGGATGAACACCTTTACCGCGGCCTGGAGGCCGGTCAGGGTGGCATTCAGTCCCTGGAGCACGGCCGCCATGGTCTGGCTCTCGCTCTTGCCCTTGAGCAGCGGGTTGCCCGAGAGGCGCTCCACCGCCATCAGCTGGGTGATGATCTGGGTCGTGTTCAGTCCGGAGACGAGTCCGTCGATCGAGGCCACGGCTGCGCCTCCTTCCTATCGCCAGTAGCGCTGGTACGTGGGCCCGGAGCCGAGGTCTCCCCCGGCTCCGGGCCACGTCACGGACTCAGCCGAGCAGCTTGAGGACGGACTGCGGAGCGGAGTTCGCCTGGGCGAGCATCGAGACGCCGGCCTGCTGCAGGATCTGCGACCGGGTGAAGGACGTCATCTCCTTGGCCATGTCGGTGTCGCGGATGCGGGACTCGGCAGCCGAAGCGTTCTCAGCGGCGACGCTGAGGCTGTTGATCGTGTGCTGCAGACGGTTCTGGATCGCACCGAGGTCGGCGCGCTGGCCGGAGACCGTGGTGATCGCGGCGTCGATCGTGCTCAGCGCCGTGTTCGCACCAGACTGGGTCGTGACGTCGATCGCGGAGGTGACGGAGAACGATCCCGTGCTTCCACTGAGCACCGTCTTGTCGAACGTGACGACCGCACCGCCGTTGGCAGCCGAGAACGTCGCGGTCTTGGCGGTGTTGTCGTACACACCGACGGCGTTGCCTGCGGTGTCCAGCACCTTGTTGGAGCTGTCGACGGTGAACTGACCCTTGACGGCGGTGCCACCGGAGATGGTGCCCACCGCGCCCGTGACCGAGCTCGCCTTGTCAGCACCGGACAGGCTCAGCGAGGCCGTGCTGGTCCCGGAGATGGTGACTGACAGGTTCTGACCGGAGTTGGCTCCGAGCTGGAGGCTCTTGCCGGTGAACGATCCGTCGAGCAGGTTCTGGCCGTTGAACTGCGTGCGCTCGGAGATCTTGTTGAGCTCCGCGCTGAGCTGCGTGACCTCCTTCTGGATGGCCTCGCGGTCCGAGACGCTGTTCGTGTCGTTGGCGGACTGGACAGCGAGGGTGCGCATGCGCTGCAGGATGGAGTGCGTCTCGTTGAGGGCACCTTCAGCGGTCTGGATGAGGCTGATGCCGTCCTGCGCGTTGGACACAGCCTGGTTGAGACCGTTGGACTGGGCGCGCAGCTTCTCGCTGATCGCCAGGCCGGCGGCGTCGTCCGCAGCCTTGTTGATGCGCAGGCCGGAGGACAGGCGCTCGAGGCTGGTGGACATCGCGTTCTGGGTGGAGCTGAGGTTCCGGTAGGCGTTCATGGCCGAAACGTTGGTGTTGATCTGAAGACCCATGATGGTTTCCTCTTCCTTGAATGGGGTCGCGGGCCGTCATCCGTGACGAGCCCGTTTGTCGCTCCTCAGTGGACCGACACCAGCCTCATCGGCTGGTGGCTGGTGTCCCTGAGGTTTTGCCGAGAATTTTTCCCGGCAGGTTCTGGGGTGGTGCGGGGTGCTGCTAGTGACCGGCGGCGAACCGGTCGATGCGGCCGTCGATGCGCCCGCCCTGGTGGGCGGCCTGCATGGTCTGGCGCTGGCGGTGGCTGGCGCGGCCGGCGATCTCGGCGTAGTACGCCGCGCGGCGCCGGGCGACGAGCCCGTCCTCCATGGAGGGCAGCTGGTCGGGGTCGAGGTTGGCGTTCATGCCGTCCTTGAGCATCTTGAGCGCCTCGGTGCGGATCTGGGAGATGCGCGACTCGGTGACACCGAGCTCGTCGGCGACCTCCTTGAGCGGGCGGTCCTCGAAGAACGTGGCGCGGATGACGACCTTCAGGCGCTCGGGCAGGGACTCGACGGCGGCCGCGAGGTAGCTCTCGCGCTCCCGCTCGACGACGACGGCCTCGGGGGTCTGGCTGTGGCGCGGGAGCATCGCGTCGGCGCCGGCGTCGACGAGGGCGTCGAGGCGAAGGACGACCGACTGGTGCAGGTCGCGGCCCACCTCACGGACCTCGTCGAGGCTGACGCCCAGGTGGGTGGCCAGCTCGCGCTCGTCGGGCTCGCGGCGCAGGGCTGTGGTGAGCGCGTCGCGGGCGGCCTCCCGCTCGCGGGCCTTGGCCCGCAGGCTGCGCGAGGCCCAGTCGAGCGAACGGAGCTCGTCCAGGAGGGCGCCCTTGATGCGGCGGGCGGCGTAGCGACCGAAGGGGACCCCGCGCTCGGGGTCGAAGGACTGCGCGGCGGCGGCCAGGGCGCCCATGCCGGCCGAGGTCAGGTCGTCGAGGGTGACGTGCGAGGGAAGTCGCACGCTCAACGAACGCACCTCGTAGTGAACGATGGCCAAGTGCGCACGGCACAGGCTGTCGGCATCCACCTGCGGCGAGCTCGGCTGACGCAATCCAGTAACAGTCACGGGGAAGACAATGCTGGTGCGACACGGGCGGTTCTAGCCGTGAGCGGCCTACGCAACTTTTCGGATGACCGAACTCATCCGAATGGATGACACGTCAGGTAAGGCGTTGGTCAAGAAGTTCCACGTGACGGAATTCCGACGCCCCAGAGGGCCTCGTCGACACCCGCGGCGGCAGGCGCGGCGGCAGCCAGGCCGCAGCCAGGCCGCAGGTGGGGCGGCAGGTGGGGCGGCAGGTGTGACGCGGGTGAAAGTTCGCCGAAATGCTCACATCCACGGCGGGCCGGTCGATGGGAGGGCCGTGATGAAGGTCGACAACGACATGGCCGCGATGGCCTGCGCCGAGCTCTCGGAGTCCCTGTGGCGGGTCCGGGACCTCCTCGAGCTGCTTGCGTACCGCGTCGAGGTGCAGCGTGCCCTCGTCGAGACCGGTCGCGCCACCTGGATCGCCCGCTCGACCCGTGAGGTCGACCAGCTCCTCGCGGAGATCCGCACCGCCGAGCTGATGCGCGCCATCGAGACCGCGCCGGCCGCCCAGGCCCTCATGCTTCCTGACGACGCCTCGCTCGGCGAGATCGCGGCCGCTGCTCCGGCGCCCTGGGACCACGTCATCGGCGAGCACCGCCACGCCCTGCTCGAGGCCACCAGCGACCTGACCCAGGCCGCGCTGGCCAACCGCGACCTCCTCGCGAGCGGCGCCCGCGCCGTCGAGGACGTGCTCGCCCAGTTCTCCGGACCGCACACCTCCTCGACGTACAGCGCGTCGGGCACCCCCGAGCACGACCCCACCCGCCGCCTGTTCGACCAGAGCTCCTGAGGGCATGATGACGACGATGACCACCGCACCCCGACCCCAGGCGACCGAGCTGGCCACGATCCGGCTCGACGAGGGTCTGGTCGGGTTCCCCGGCACCGAGCACTACAGCGTGATCGGCGGCGACGGCGGGGTCTTCGAGCTCGCGCCCCTCGATGGCGACGGGCCCACCTTCGTCACCGCGG
Encoded here:
- the fliD gene encoding flagellar filament capping protein FliD, coding for MASIDGLVSGLNTTQIITQLMAVERLSGNPLLKGKSESQTMAAVLQGLNATLTGLQAAVKVFIPDTITKASAWTSATATSSLPGLATTSVGPNALPGTATFTVRSVATAGASVTSGSVGSLTTAVTDGPLLLGKGTAALGMASIASGPQLAKGAHTLAVTQSSAGASLTGAPLGNSITVDAGSATLSVEVDGTPTSITLTQGTYTRDQLAAEVGRASGGTLTASAGPDGALRLATTREGSAATLRLTAANTALGLSDTGTTAAGTDAVVSLDGVATTVASLTRGNQVTLPGANGDSLVFTLSGGLRAGAATATVVEVGAGSSLAQVVSSINGAGAGVRATAVQVSANAYRLQLTSMSTGSSSDVSLGQGAFPPGLSGLGGTVELQAGADTLLRVGTGPGAFDVTSSTTAVSGLLPGVTITAAKADPTTPVTVTVTSDAEGIATKMDALVTAANAALGYIADKSAYNADTKTAGVLLGDSMPRDLVRRLADSVIGTSTDLPAKAGVQVGRDGKISFDKAVFLAAYMKDPAAVEKTMTGMATRLGDTAKAAADPTDGYVTGQIKLEQDKVKDYTDRIASFENRMTLRQQTLQRQYSALETMLGSLKAQGEWLSGQLAALPTINSGKN
- a CDS encoding FliA/WhiG family RNA polymerase sigma factor, yielding MTVTGLRQPSSPQVDADSLCRAHLAIVHYEVRSLSVRLPSHVTLDDLTSAGMGALAAAAQSFDPERGVPFGRYAARRIKGALLDELRSLDWASRSLRAKAREREAARDALTTALRREPDERELATHLGVSLDEVREVGRDLHQSVVLRLDALVDAGADAMLPRHSQTPEAVVVERERESYLAAAVESLPERLKVVIRATFFEDRPLKEVADELGVTESRISQIRTEALKMLKDGMNANLDPDQLPSMEDGLVARRRAAYYAEIAGRASHRQRQTMQAAHQGGRIDGRIDRFAAGH
- the fliS gene encoding flagellar export chaperone FliS; this encodes MTTSAMLRRRYNGDAVTTASPNRLVVMLYDRLLKDLNTAFGAVSQGDVEVAHRNLLHAQDIVTELSSSLDLSMWPEGAQLKALYDYLTERLVQANVSKDASLVAEALEIVEPLRDAFAEAALAPDLS
- the flgL gene encoding flagellar hook-associated protein FlgL; protein product: MTRVTPATLNSGVMAGLQSSLSRLQQTQEQLSSGRRLSRPSDSPVDTVAAMQLRAERKQADQLSRNIDDGMAWLNTSDQALSQTSTVLNRVRTLVLAGANSTNGPEERRAMAAEVDQLREAVLGIANTQYLGRPVFAGTQDTAVAFDPTTGAYAGNTQTVKRTVSPDAASGTLAVSVTGDQAFTTLLADPAAPSGQGLLARISSALRSGDLSALGTSLTQLDRASEAVRSTQTTVGARTNRLLATQAGGEVRADAVAAKLASVEGIDLAKTITDLTLQQTAYQAALGAAAKVVQPSLMDFLR
- the flgN gene encoding flagellar export chaperone FlgN encodes the protein MKVDNDMAAMACAELSESLWRVRDLLELLAYRVEVQRALVETGRATWIARSTREVDQLLAEIRTAELMRAIETAPAAQALMLPDDASLGEIAAAAPAPWDHVIGEHRHALLEATSDLTQAALANRDLLASGARAVEDVLAQFSGPHTSSTYSASGTPEHDPTRRLFDQSS
- a CDS encoding flagellin → MGLQINTNVSAMNAYRNLSSTQNAMSTSLERLSSGLRINKAADDAAGLAISEKLRAQSNGLNQAVSNAQDGISLIQTAEGALNETHSILQRMRTLAVQSANDTNSVSDREAIQKEVTQLSAELNKISERTQFNGQNLLDGSFTGKSLQLGANSGQNLSVTISGTSTASLSLSGADKASSVTGAVGTISGGTAVKGQFTVDSSNKVLDTAGNAVGVYDNTAKTATFSAANGGAVVTFDKTVLSGSTGSFSVTSAIDVTTQSGANTALSTIDAAITTVSGQRADLGAIQNRLQHTINSLSVAAENASAAESRIRDTDMAKEMTSFTRSQILQQAGVSMLAQANSAPQSVLKLLG
- the flgK gene encoding flagellar hook-associated protein FlgK translates to MSGFSSLGLGARALQAAQRGLELSGQNISNINTPGYSRQRLDQVAAGGSAVPAMWSQSQAYGDGVLVRGTERIRDEFLEARAQQVRGSASTLTSAAATLRSVEGIFGEPSDTGLQAQMASFWSSWSDVANDPTSTAPRTQLLEESAQLAASFQRTSQQLGQQWSGTREALVATVSEVNRTATDVARLNDAIRSAKVSGASTSELSDQRDQLVLQLGESVGAVGRLNDDGTVTVTVGGTQLVSGSRTSELRVGGPTVPGGSAPVTVTWASSGTPASVSGGEVHGMTTALNTTIPGYTASLDAIAAKLASTVNAQQAAGYDRTGAAGKPFFSGTTAATLAVSLTGTNGIAASKSPPPAYDGDNASAMAAHLTDKAGPDASYRNLIVELGVQSQSASRQADVQGVMLRQVDSARLGVSSVSLDEEMTNLMSYQHAYEAAARFVSVIDSTMDSLMNMAR